Proteins encoded in a region of the Nitrospirota bacterium genome:
- a CDS encoding DUF1579 domain-containing protein produces the protein MHLKNLILATFCVLLMSPVALAKDKKPEKPMDPEAMMEVWKQMAAPGEPHKLFATLAGSWTTSTKEWMEPGKPPTESTGTAEMKMLLDGRFLYQEYNSHMMGQPFSGIGIDGYDNVTKKYVTAWIDTMGTGIFMMEGSASIDGKTITLKGSHPEPGGGKMSHRAVWKIQDANNQTFEMYGTHGHGGKEMKFLEIVYSRKP, from the coding sequence ATGCATCTTAAAAACCTGATTCTCGCAACTTTCTGCGTCCTGCTGATGAGTCCGGTGGCTCTGGCTAAGGATAAGAAGCCGGAGAAGCCGATGGACCCAGAGGCGATGATGGAAGTGTGGAAGCAAATGGCCGCACCAGGCGAGCCGCACAAGCTGTTCGCAACCCTAGCCGGCAGTTGGACGACCAGCACCAAGGAATGGATGGAGCCGGGCAAGCCGCCGACGGAATCCACCGGCACCGCTGAAATGAAAATGCTGCTCGACGGGCGCTTTCTGTATCAGGAATACAACAGCCACATGATGGGCCAACCCTTCTCCGGCATCGGGATCGACGGCTACGACAATGTGACGAAGAAGTACGTCACGGCCTGGATCGATACGATGGGCACGGGGATTTTCATGATGGAAGGCTCGGCAAGCATCGACGGCAAGACCATCACGCTGAAAGGGTCGCACCCAGAGCCGGGCGGCGGCAAGATGTCCCATCGCGCGGTCTGGAAGATCCAGGACGCCAACAACCAAACATTCGAGATGTACGGGACGCATGGCCATGGTGGCAAGGAAATGAAGTTCCTCGAAATCGTCTATTCCAGGAAACCGTGA
- a CDS encoding DUF1428 domain-containing protein: MQYVDGYVLPIPKKNLAAYRRMAQMAAKIWREHGALEYRECSGEDLKVTFGVPFTRLAKAKPDETIIFAWIVFKSRAHRDRVNAKVHKDPRLAGMCNEKSMPFDPKRMACGGFNVFVQA, from the coding sequence ATGCAGTACGTCGATGGATATGTTTTACCGATTCCGAAAAAGAATCTGGCAGCCTATCGCCGAATGGCGCAGATGGCCGCGAAGATCTGGCGCGAGCACGGTGCGCTGGAGTACCGGGAATGTTCCGGGGAGGATCTCAAGGTCACATTCGGAGTTCCGTTCACTCGCTTAGCCAAGGCGAAGCCTGATGAGACGATTATATTCGCATGGATCGTATTCAAGTCGCGCGCGCATCGCGATCGCGTCAACGCAAAGGTTCACAAGGACCCTCGTCTCGCCGGTATGTGCAATGAAAAGTCGATGCCCTTCGATCCCAAGCGAATGGCCTGTGGCGGGTTCAATGTTTTTGTGCAAGCGTGA
- a CDS encoding YciI family protein, translating to MRFMIIVKATKNSEAGVMPGEQLLAEMGTYNEELVKAGVMLAGEGLHASSNGARVKFSGNKRTVIDGPFAETKELIAGFWLWQCKSKEEAIEWVKRCPNPMPGEESEIEIRQVFEADDFGAEFTPELRKQEERLRAKMDEKK from the coding sequence ATGCGTTTCATGATTATCGTCAAAGCCACCAAAAACTCGGAAGCGGGCGTCATGCCGGGAGAACAACTCCTGGCCGAGATGGGAACGTACAACGAAGAGCTGGTGAAAGCCGGCGTGATGCTTGCGGGCGAGGGGCTTCACGCAAGTTCGAACGGCGCACGCGTGAAATTCTCAGGAAACAAGCGGACGGTGATCGATGGTCCCTTCGCCGAAACGAAGGAGTTGATCGCGGGCTTCTGGCTCTGGCAGTGCAAGTCGAAGGAAGAAGCCATCGAATGGGTCAAGCGTTGCCCCAACCCGATGCCTGGCGAGGAATCCGAAATCGAGATCCGCCAAGTGTTCGAGGCGGACGACTTCGGCGCTGAGTTCACGCCAGAGCTCAGGAAACAAGAGGAGCGCCTACGCGCCAAGATGGATGAGAAAAAATAG
- a CDS encoding efflux transporter outer membrane subunit — translation MRILILLIGLLSLAACAVGPDYSRPDMSTPASFRMADAEQEATSFANLPWWDLLQDKELQRLIKVALGENKDLKRAVASVEEFQARLFITKMDFAPNADLVANAPSFGRKAEFLFPGFPNAFNYYLQGNLSWELDIWGRIRRSNEAARGDLLAREEARRATILQLVSGVAESYFDLLQLDRQRDIATRTLRSWEDSVKIAQARVRQGVVTKIDADQFVAERANAVARLAELERQKVQKENQLSLLLGRNPGRIARGQSLTEQVMPPDVPPGLPSELLQRRPDVVQAEQGLAAATARIGVAKADRFPKLSITGILGVASPQLSRLVANETSFGVVGLGVAGPLLNAQILGFQQEAAEAQARELLAQYEQTILVAFREVEDALVAVKTAREQRAAQAEQVEALRSALQLASLRYKGGLANYLDVLVAQRSLFEAELALASTHRLQLVSVVQLYKALGGGWHAYEAVSPSLAPAHTRPS, via the coding sequence ATGCGCATACTCATACTACTGATAGGGCTCTTGTCCCTCGCGGCTTGCGCGGTGGGCCCGGACTATTCCCGCCCGGATATGTCCACCCCGGCCTCGTTCAGGATGGCTGACGCCGAGCAGGAGGCCACGTCATTTGCCAACCTGCCCTGGTGGGATCTCCTACAGGACAAAGAGCTCCAGCGGCTCATCAAGGTGGCACTGGGAGAGAACAAAGACCTCAAGCGGGCCGTGGCTTCGGTCGAAGAGTTTCAGGCGCGTCTGTTCATCACGAAGATGGATTTTGCGCCCAACGCCGATCTCGTAGCCAATGCTCCTTCGTTCGGACGGAAAGCGGAGTTTCTCTTCCCCGGTTTCCCCAACGCCTTCAACTATTATCTCCAGGGCAATCTCTCCTGGGAACTGGACATCTGGGGTCGCATCCGCCGATCCAACGAGGCGGCACGCGGCGACCTCCTGGCCCGTGAGGAAGCGCGACGCGCCACGATCCTGCAGCTTGTGAGCGGAGTCGCGGAATCGTACTTTGACCTGCTGCAGCTCGATCGGCAGCGGGACATCGCGACGCGAACGCTGCGATCGTGGGAGGACTCGGTCAAGATCGCGCAGGCGCGGGTACGCCAGGGAGTGGTAACGAAAATCGACGCGGATCAGTTCGTGGCTGAACGGGCCAACGCGGTGGCGCGTCTGGCTGAATTGGAACGGCAGAAAGTACAAAAAGAAAATCAGCTCAGCCTGTTGCTCGGGCGAAATCCCGGCCGCATTGCGCGGGGACAGTCTCTAACCGAACAGGTGATGCCACCGGACGTGCCGCCCGGCCTCCCGTCGGAGTTGCTGCAGCGCCGACCGGACGTGGTGCAGGCAGAGCAGGGCTTGGCGGCAGCCACAGCGAGAATCGGCGTGGCGAAGGCGGACCGCTTTCCGAAACTCAGCATCACGGGGATTCTCGGAGTGGCCAGTCCACAATTGTCCAGACTGGTGGCCAACGAGACCTCCTTTGGCGTCGTGGGTCTCGGTGTGGCTGGTCCATTGCTGAATGCCCAGATCCTGGGCTTCCAGCAAGAGGCAGCCGAGGCACAGGCGCGCGAGCTGCTCGCTCAGTATGAGCAAACGATACTCGTGGCCTTTCGGGAAGTGGAAGACGCACTCGTGGCCGTCAAGACGGCACGTGAGCAACGAGCCGCGCAGGCGGAACAGGTGGAGGCCCTGCGGTCTGCCCTGCAACTTGCCAGCCTCCGATATAAGGGTGGGCTCGCCAACTATCTCGATGTCCTCGTGGCTCAACGCAGCCTCTTCGAAGCGGAACTCGCGCTGGCCAGCACTCATCGGCTGCAGCTCGTCTCAGTCGTACAACTGTATAAAGCGCTAGGCGGGGGCTGGCATGCCTACGAGGCAGTCTCACCCTCCTTAGCACCGGCTCACACAAGACCCTCCTGA
- a CDS encoding MBL fold metallo-hydrolase, whose protein sequence is MMDRARVTEIAPDHYVISAYVPEFNLRFNHYLIKDDEPLLFHTGMKQMFPLVMDAVARIIDPGTIRWISFSHFEADECGALNEWLALAPRAEPLCGRVAALVSVNDFSVRPARILEQEEVLRTGRYRFRFRHTPHVPHGWEASLLFEEVTRTLLCSDLFTHEGDVEAITESDIVDRARLGLIKSQQGPFANAYPYTALTDPILQGLADLRPKQLALMHGSTFVGNGEQALRDLAVTMREVLGPGTGQVR, encoded by the coding sequence ATGATGGATAGGGCCAGAGTAACGGAAATTGCGCCAGATCACTATGTGATCTCGGCCTATGTGCCGGAATTCAATCTCCGGTTCAATCACTACCTGATCAAGGATGACGAGCCTCTGTTGTTCCACACCGGGATGAAGCAGATGTTCCCGCTGGTGATGGATGCGGTCGCGCGCATCATAGACCCAGGGACCATCCGCTGGATTTCGTTCAGTCATTTCGAGGCGGACGAATGCGGCGCGCTGAACGAATGGCTGGCCCTGGCGCCACGGGCCGAACCGCTGTGCGGCCGGGTTGCCGCCCTCGTCAGCGTGAACGATTTCTCCGTCCGCCCGGCTCGCATACTCGAGCAGGAAGAGGTCCTGAGAACCGGCCGATATCGGTTTCGTTTTCGCCACACGCCCCATGTGCCGCATGGCTGGGAAGCGAGCCTGCTGTTCGAGGAAGTCACGCGCACGTTGCTCTGCTCGGATCTCTTCACCCATGAAGGGGATGTCGAGGCGATCACGGAATCGGACATCGTCGACCGCGCAAGGCTGGGATTGATCAAGAGTCAGCAAGGGCCGTTTGCGAACGCCTATCCCTACACCGCGCTGACCGATCCGATTCTGCAGGGATTGGCGGATCTTCGGCCAAAACAATTGGCGCTCATGCATGGTTCCACCTTCGTGGGGAACGGTGAGCAGGCGCTCCGCGACCTGGCCGTCACTATGCGGGAAGTGCTCGGACCCGGCACAGGACAGGTCCGGTGA
- a CDS encoding efflux RND transporter permease subunit, which translates to MRSFTDMFIKHPVLAIVVNLAIVLVGWRALTTLPVQQYPKIESAAVVITTLYYGAAAETVRGFLTTPIERVVSAIGGVDYVESTSRAGISTVTVHLKLNHSSTAALAEVTARLQQVRAELPQEAEPPVIDVQRADRPYASFYLSFTSTERTVPAVTDWLLRTLQPQLATLAGVQRVTIEGGRQIAMRVWIDPDRLATVNLSPGDVQAALRRNNYLAAVGRTKGNLVQVNLLANTDLRSVTEFENLIIADRDGAIIRLSDVARIELGAEEADMIAKYNDKEGVYLGVWPLIGSNEIEVAHRLRDEMERIRPTLPQDIDMQLVWNGTMFMENALKEIAKTLAETIAIVAVVVFLFMGSVRTALVPLVAMPVSLIGAAIFMVAFGFSLNLLTLLAIVLSVGLVVDDAIVVVENVERHVRLGKSRTEAALLGARELLGPIIAMTITLAAVYAPIGFQGGLTGSLFLEFAITLAAAVVLSGIVAVTLSPMMSAYFVHPQGKEGRLTALVNRAFEVVRRAYARGLDEALQMRWGIVVAALLIMVSAWPLYLFSRQELAPVEDQSHISLFLEASPDSTLDATNRESLKAVKTLTAFPEARFAWSLTTAWGGFGGLVAKDWRERTRSTEEMYGEVFGAVSQVPGLRVFPRLDPPLPTPGQYDVELVLQSDVPIGQMLETTAAVLDAGWRSGKFLYVDTDLNIDLPEARVILDRERLADLGLDLAGVGQELGTMLGGAYVNRFNYFDRSYKVIPQIGDENRSTVSPLLDLKIKTPGGQLVPVSTFTHIESSTAPRTLNRFQQRNAVRVFGGVKPGITKEEGLRVLEAAAATTGSPPVVLDYAGESRQIRHEGSALTVTLGFAIVLIYLVLAAQFQSFRDPLIVLLGSVPLAISGALLFSFLDLTTINIYSQVGLITLVGLIAKNGILIVEFANTLQARGLSKTAALREASLTRLRPVLMTSAATVFGHLPLVLASGPGAAARNSIGMVLVTGMTVGTLFTLFVVPVFYSLIAAQHQPSPTHEAVEEEELLLVGARGERNEATGRAVPVLSQ; encoded by the coding sequence ATGCGCTCATTCACCGACATGTTTATCAAACACCCTGTCCTGGCGATCGTCGTCAATCTGGCCATCGTACTGGTGGGGTGGCGGGCCCTGACCACCCTGCCGGTCCAGCAGTATCCGAAAATTGAAAGCGCGGCGGTCGTCATCACCACCCTGTACTACGGCGCCGCAGCCGAGACCGTCCGTGGCTTCCTGACCACGCCGATCGAGCGGGTGGTCTCTGCAATCGGCGGGGTCGACTACGTGGAGTCGACCAGCCGGGCCGGCATCAGCACCGTCACGGTCCATCTCAAATTGAACCACAGCAGCACGGCAGCGCTGGCCGAAGTCACGGCTCGGCTGCAACAGGTGCGGGCGGAGCTGCCTCAGGAAGCGGAGCCCCCGGTGATCGATGTGCAACGTGCGGATCGTCCCTATGCGTCGTTCTACCTCAGCTTCACGTCCACCGAGCGCACCGTGCCGGCGGTGACGGATTGGTTGCTGCGTACCCTGCAGCCGCAACTCGCCACGCTGGCCGGCGTCCAGCGTGTGACGATCGAGGGCGGACGTCAGATCGCGATGCGCGTCTGGATCGATCCTGATCGCCTCGCCACGGTCAACCTCTCGCCCGGCGATGTCCAGGCGGCACTCAGGCGTAATAACTACCTGGCGGCGGTCGGCCGAACCAAAGGAAACCTCGTGCAGGTCAACCTGCTCGCCAACACCGATCTCCGCTCCGTCACCGAATTTGAGAACCTGATCATCGCCGATCGCGACGGGGCCATCATCCGACTGAGCGACGTGGCACGGATCGAGCTCGGCGCCGAAGAAGCCGACATGATCGCGAAGTACAACGACAAGGAAGGGGTCTATCTTGGGGTCTGGCCGCTGATCGGCTCGAACGAGATCGAGGTCGCACACCGGCTGCGCGATGAGATGGAGCGCATCCGGCCGACATTGCCGCAGGACATCGACATGCAACTTGTCTGGAACGGGACGATGTTCATGGAGAATGCGCTGAAAGAAATCGCCAAGACGCTCGCCGAAACGATCGCGATCGTCGCCGTGGTGGTATTCCTCTTCATGGGATCGGTGCGGACCGCGCTGGTCCCTCTCGTCGCCATGCCGGTGTCGCTCATCGGCGCGGCGATCTTCATGGTCGCATTCGGGTTCAGTCTCAATCTCCTGACACTCCTGGCGATCGTCCTGTCGGTGGGCCTGGTGGTGGACGATGCCATTGTCGTCGTCGAAAACGTCGAGCGGCACGTCCGTCTGGGGAAATCACGAACCGAAGCGGCGTTGCTCGGGGCGCGCGAACTGCTCGGCCCGATTATCGCCATGACGATTACCCTGGCGGCGGTCTATGCCCCGATCGGATTTCAGGGGGGACTGACCGGCTCGTTGTTCCTTGAGTTTGCCATCACACTCGCAGCGGCTGTGGTCCTGTCCGGCATCGTCGCGGTCACGCTCTCGCCGATGATGAGTGCGTATTTTGTCCATCCTCAGGGAAAAGAAGGTCGGCTGACGGCGCTGGTCAACCGCGCGTTCGAGGTCGTCCGGCGCGCCTACGCGCGAGGGCTCGACGAGGCCTTACAGATGCGCTGGGGGATCGTGGTGGCGGCATTGCTCATCATGGTATCGGCCTGGCCCCTGTATCTGTTCTCACGGCAGGAACTCGCGCCGGTCGAGGACCAGAGCCACATCAGCCTCTTTCTCGAAGCGTCTCCGGACTCGACGCTGGACGCGACCAATCGGGAGTCGCTGAAAGCGGTGAAGACCTTAACGGCGTTCCCCGAGGCCCGGTTCGCCTGGTCCCTGACGACCGCTTGGGGCGGCTTCGGTGGATTGGTCGCGAAGGACTGGCGCGAACGGACCCGTTCGACAGAAGAGATGTACGGGGAAGTCTTCGGCGCGGTCTCCCAGGTGCCCGGTCTGCGCGTTTTTCCGCGTCTCGACCCCCCGTTGCCGACCCCCGGCCAGTACGACGTCGAGTTGGTCCTGCAGAGCGATGTGCCAATCGGCCAGATGCTCGAGACCACGGCCGCGGTGCTCGATGCGGGATGGCGGAGCGGCAAGTTCCTGTACGTCGATACCGATTTGAATATCGACTTGCCCGAGGCGCGCGTCATCCTCGATCGCGAGCGTCTCGCCGATCTCGGGCTGGATCTGGCCGGCGTCGGTCAGGAACTCGGCACGATGCTCGGGGGCGCCTACGTCAATCGCTTCAACTACTTCGACCGCAGTTACAAGGTCATTCCGCAAATCGGCGACGAGAATCGCTCCACCGTCAGCCCACTGCTCGATTTGAAGATCAAGACACCCGGAGGACAACTCGTGCCGGTCTCGACCTTCACCCACATCGAGTCGAGCACCGCCCCGCGTACGTTGAATCGCTTCCAACAGCGCAACGCCGTCCGGGTCTTCGGAGGCGTCAAGCCGGGCATCACCAAAGAGGAGGGGCTGCGCGTCCTTGAGGCGGCCGCCGCGACAACGGGCAGTCCCCCTGTCGTCCTCGACTATGCGGGAGAGTCGAGACAGATCCGCCACGAGGGGTCGGCCCTGACCGTCACGCTCGGGTTCGCGATCGTGCTCATCTATCTGGTCCTGGCAGCGCAGTTCCAGAGCTTCCGTGACCCGCTGATCGTCTTGCTGGGATCCGTTCCGCTCGCCATTTCCGGCGCCCTGCTGTTCAGCTTCCTGGACCTGACCACGATCAACATCTATTCCCAGGTCGGATTGATCACACTGGTGGGCCTGATCGCGAAGAACGGAATCCTGATCGTGGAGTTTGCCAATACGCTCCAAGCCCGCGGGCTCTCCAAAACAGCGGCATTGCGAGAGGCCTCGCTCACGAGGCTGCGACCGGTGTTGATGACCTCGGCCGCCACGGTCTTCGGGCACCTCCCCCTGGTGCTGGCGTCAGGACCAGGCGCGGCAGCCAGAAACAGTATCGGGATGGTCCTGGTCACAGGCATGACCGTGGGCACCCTGTTCACCCTGTTCGTCGTCCCGGTGTTTTACTCGCTCATTGCGGCTCAGCATCAACCTAGTCCGACTCACGAAGCGGTAGAGGAAGAAGAATTGCTGCTCGTGGGTGCAAGGGGTGAGAGGAATGAGGCCACTGGAAGAGCAGTTCCCGTTCTATCCCAGTGA
- a CDS encoding efflux RND transporter periplasmic adaptor subunit encodes MNRRGWVGSLLLLIVLTALGLGLGAWKYESIQAGHAASASQPEPTESVMVAEAKAVEHRPTTTSIGTVLALRSITVRNELPGTVHHVTLVPGQIVEAGTVLIALDVSVEEADLRAQEAQARLAKSVFARRHNLNQDQATTQEEVDRAGADLEVALAQIARTKAIIARKTIRAPFKAQVGIADVHPGQYLLEGTQLTTLQGIDDAVHVDFTVAQQVALTLQEGDPVDVFLANQSSPIVATILALDARIDPTTRNAMVRANIKGLARPPSPGASVRVQVPVGPPRKAIAVPVSALRKGPSGDQVFVIAPGKDGKTRAQVRQVESGAMLGDETVIHAGLASGELVATSGSFKLRDGVLVEIAGEQGGDAAHTRLLSSR; translated from the coding sequence ATGAATCGTCGTGGCTGGGTCGGGTCATTGCTGTTGCTCATCGTCCTCACCGCCCTCGGCCTGGGCTTGGGCGCATGGAAATACGAGTCCATCCAAGCCGGTCATGCAGCCTCTGCCAGCCAGCCTGAACCGACAGAGTCGGTGATGGTTGCCGAGGCGAAAGCGGTAGAACACCGCCCAACCACCACCTCGATCGGAACGGTCCTGGCTCTGCGATCGATCACCGTGCGGAACGAGCTTCCCGGCACGGTCCACCACGTCACGCTCGTACCCGGCCAGATTGTCGAGGCAGGGACGGTGCTGATCGCGCTCGACGTATCCGTCGAAGAAGCCGATCTCAGGGCCCAAGAGGCGCAGGCGAGGCTTGCGAAGTCGGTCTTCGCTCGCAGGCACAATTTGAATCAAGACCAGGCGACGACCCAGGAAGAGGTAGATCGTGCAGGAGCAGACCTCGAGGTCGCGTTGGCCCAGATCGCGCGGACCAAAGCGATCATCGCCCGCAAGACCATTCGTGCCCCGTTCAAAGCGCAGGTGGGTATCGCAGACGTGCATCCCGGACAGTACCTCCTTGAAGGGACCCAACTCACGACCCTGCAGGGTATCGACGACGCGGTCCATGTGGACTTCACCGTCGCGCAACAAGTCGCCCTCACTCTGCAGGAAGGCGACCCTGTCGACGTGTTCCTCGCGAACCAGTCGTCCCCGATCGTGGCCACGATCCTCGCGCTCGATGCGCGCATCGATCCGACGACTCGCAATGCCATGGTGCGGGCCAACATCAAGGGACTGGCTCGGCCGCCGTCCCCGGGAGCCTCGGTGCGGGTCCAGGTTCCGGTCGGTCCGCCGCGCAAGGCGATTGCAGTCCCCGTCAGCGCACTGCGCAAGGGCCCAAGCGGCGACCAAGTGTTCGTGATCGCACCGGGCAAGGATGGCAAAACCCGTGCGCAGGTGCGGCAGGTCGAGAGCGGCGCGATGCTCGGCGATGAGACCGTCATCCATGCAGGGCTGGCCAGCGGCGAACTGGTCGCGACCTCAGGATCGTTCAAACTCCGCGACGGAGTGCTGGTCGAGATCGCCGGGGAACAGGGCGGCGATGCCGCCCATACCCGGTTGCTCAGCAGCCGCTGA
- a CDS encoding sigma 54-interacting transcriptional regulator, producing MLLGVAESISAHQDLRDLCRDLAQRLPRVVHVNFVGLSLHDPERNVMQLHTVQANVPADLLGGHEEPVEETPAGMVWHTQQPIIVPDLAEEPRWPKVLQRMQEDGINSCCFVPLTTSLRRLGALGFSSLQKSAYDEADVEFLRQVGNQVAVAVDNVIHHQALTRDRDRLRLLLEVSESIASHHVLEELFQDLAQRLPHIVPFNFINAVLHEPARNAMRLWLLVTSQPTTISPGLETPVDESPGGLVWKTQQPLSVDDVEQERRFPGLMKLFRENGVGSFCVVPLTTAQRRLGAMGFGSLQKRAYQEADINFMRQVAKQVAVAVDNALHAQSARSAQQQLEQERDRQRLLLEVNNAVVSRLSLSDLFKAVSGCLRTVIQHDGSTLVLCDPDTQRYRAHVLDFTTAAEFIEEGQVSSDCKCPSERAFTTRQPVIYRRRDLELLAVESDMTRQLLDQGVKALCSVPLVSHDKVLGTLDVSRLHEQDFTPAEGELLHQVAHQIAIAVENALAHQEVERLKDTLAKEKLYLEEEIQTEHNFEEIVGESHALKRVLKQVRTVASTDSTVLILGETGSGKELVARALHALSDRKDRTFVKLNCAAIPTGLLESELFGHEKGAFTGAIATKIGRFELADRGTIFLDEVGDIPLELQVKLLRVLQEQEFERLGSSRTIRVNVRVIAATNRDLEQMVGEQKFRGDLYYRLKVFPMTAPPLRERVEDIPLLVRHFTQKFAQRMKKRIETIPAEAMKALQNYPWPGNVRELENFVERAVILTKGQDLFVPVTELKRAAGPAGPSNRSTLEQAEREHILKALRDSNWTIGGPTGAAAKLGVKRTTLQSKMQKLGIARPS from the coding sequence ATGCTTCTGGGAGTTGCGGAATCGATCTCTGCCCACCAGGACCTGCGCGACTTATGTCGCGACCTTGCTCAACGTCTCCCGCGCGTGGTGCACGTAAATTTCGTCGGCCTGTCGTTGCACGATCCAGAGCGCAACGTCATGCAGTTACACACGGTGCAGGCCAACGTGCCGGCCGATCTGCTGGGCGGCCATGAGGAGCCGGTTGAGGAAACTCCTGCCGGAATGGTCTGGCATACGCAACAGCCGATCATCGTTCCTGATCTCGCCGAAGAACCACGCTGGCCGAAGGTCCTGCAGCGGATGCAGGAGGACGGTATCAATTCCTGTTGTTTCGTGCCACTGACGACGTCGTTGCGGCGGTTGGGCGCGCTGGGGTTTTCAAGCCTCCAGAAAAGCGCCTATGACGAGGCAGATGTTGAATTCCTCCGGCAGGTCGGCAATCAGGTCGCGGTCGCCGTAGACAATGTCATCCATCATCAAGCCTTGACTCGCGACCGAGACCGGTTGCGCCTTCTCCTTGAGGTATCCGAGTCCATTGCGTCACATCACGTCCTTGAAGAGCTGTTTCAGGATCTCGCGCAGCGGCTCCCGCACATCGTGCCCTTCAATTTCATCAACGCCGTCCTCCATGAGCCTGCACGGAACGCGATGCGCCTTTGGTTGCTGGTGACATCTCAACCGACGACGATCAGCCCCGGCCTGGAAACCCCTGTGGACGAATCACCCGGTGGGTTGGTGTGGAAAACCCAACAGCCGCTGTCGGTCGACGACGTGGAGCAAGAGCGGCGCTTCCCCGGACTGATGAAGCTGTTTCGCGAGAACGGTGTGGGATCCTTTTGCGTGGTTCCTCTCACAACGGCACAACGGCGCCTGGGGGCCATGGGCTTCGGAAGCCTGCAAAAGAGGGCCTATCAAGAAGCGGATATCAATTTCATGCGCCAGGTGGCCAAACAGGTGGCGGTTGCCGTGGACAACGCACTACATGCCCAGAGCGCCAGGTCGGCGCAACAGCAATTGGAGCAGGAACGCGATCGCCAGCGTCTCCTCTTGGAGGTCAACAATGCGGTCGTCTCCCGGCTCAGCCTGAGCGATCTGTTCAAGGCCGTCAGCGGTTGCCTCAGAACGGTCATCCAGCACGACGGATCGACCCTGGTCCTGTGCGACCCCGACACGCAACGCTATCGAGCGCACGTGCTGGATTTCACGACGGCCGCAGAGTTCATTGAGGAAGGCCAGGTCTCATCCGACTGTAAGTGCCCGTCAGAACGGGCCTTTACAACCAGGCAGCCCGTGATCTATCGGCGGCGGGATCTGGAACTCTTGGCCGTCGAATCCGACATGACCCGGCAGCTGCTGGATCAAGGGGTCAAAGCGCTCTGCTCCGTTCCCCTCGTGTCGCACGACAAGGTGCTCGGAACACTGGATGTCTCACGCCTGCACGAACAGGATTTTACACCAGCCGAAGGCGAACTCCTGCATCAGGTCGCGCATCAGATCGCGATCGCCGTGGAAAACGCCTTGGCGCACCAGGAAGTCGAGCGGCTGAAAGATACGCTCGCCAAGGAAAAGCTGTATCTCGAAGAAGAGATCCAGACCGAACATAACTTCGAGGAAATCGTCGGCGAGAGCCATGCGCTCAAGCGCGTGCTCAAGCAAGTCCGGACCGTGGCGTCCACCGACTCCACGGTGCTAATCCTCGGCGAAACAGGGAGCGGAAAAGAACTGGTTGCTCGCGCGCTGCACGCGCTGAGTGACCGGAAGGATCGCACCTTCGTCAAGCTCAACTGCGCTGCGATTCCAACCGGTTTGCTCGAGAGCGAACTCTTTGGTCACGAAAAGGGCGCGTTCACCGGAGCCATCGCCACGAAGATCGGCCGATTCGAATTAGCCGACCGAGGAACGATCTTCCTCGACGAAGTGGGCGACATTCCATTGGAACTTCAAGTCAAGTTACTCCGGGTCCTGCAGGAACAGGAGTTCGAACGCCTGGGAAGCAGCCGAACGATCCGTGTCAATGTCCGCGTGATCGCCGCGACCAATCGCGACCTCGAGCAGATGGTGGGGGAGCAGAAGTTTCGCGGCGACTTGTACTACCGGCTCAAGGTGTTTCCCATGACGGCCCCTCCCCTGCGCGAACGCGTGGAGGATATCCCGTTGCTCGTCAGACACTTCACCCAGAAATTCGCCCAGCGAATGAAGAAACGCATCGAGACGATTCCGGCAGAGGCCATGAAAGCGTTACAAAATTATCCGTGGCCGGGCAATGTACGGGAACTCGAGAATTTCGTCGAGCGAGCCGTGATTCTGACGAAGGGACAGGACCTGTTCGTGCCGGTGACAGAGTTGAAACGGGCGGCCGGTCCGGCTGGACCGTCCAATCGCTCGACCCTCGAGCAAGCCGAGCGCGAACATATTCTCAAGGCGCTGCGCGACTCGAACTGGACGATCGGCGGTCCTACCGGCGCTGCTGCGAAGCTCGGGGTGAAGCGGACCACGCTCCAATCCAAAATGCAGAAACTCGGGATCGCCCGCCCTTCCTAG